A genome region from Leptospiraceae bacterium includes the following:
- the meaB gene encoding methylmalonyl Co-A mutase-associated GTPase MeaB, with amino-acid sequence MSYTPEELIQGILEGNRRALAKSITLIESSRESDTKLADEIIAGVSTKHISSIRIGISGVPGAGKSTFIEAFGMYVISLGKKVAVLAVDPTSPITGGSILGDKTRMPELTQSINAFIRPSPSSGNLGGVTRKTKDTILLCEAAGYEVIIVETVGVGQSEVAVADMTDIFLLLLLAGAGDELQGIKKGIMEMADIILINKADGNNKINAENARHEFENALRLFKPKYKYWTSPVITISSLLKQGIPDVWRKIQNFISASGEELIMNRKIQYEKWLWSYLQNKIYYEIQHLKESNLQVLKLQEDVKENRISIRMAVESILHEYKKS; translated from the coding sequence ATGAGTTATACTCCTGAAGAATTAATCCAAGGCATTCTAGAAGGAAATAGGAGAGCATTAGCAAAATCTATTACCCTAATTGAAAGTAGTCGTGAATCAGACACAAAACTCGCCGATGAAATTATTGCAGGAGTTTCAACTAAACATATATCCTCTATACGGATCGGGATCAGCGGCGTTCCGGGCGCAGGAAAATCAACCTTCATTGAAGCATTTGGAATGTATGTAATTTCGTTAGGGAAAAAAGTTGCAGTTCTGGCAGTTGATCCAACTTCTCCCATAACAGGGGGTAGCATACTAGGGGATAAGACTCGTATGCCAGAATTAACCCAAAGTATAAATGCGTTTATACGCCCTTCACCCTCAAGCGGTAATTTAGGCGGAGTTACTCGCAAAACTAAGGACACCATCTTACTTTGCGAAGCAGCCGGTTATGAAGTGATAATTGTTGAAACTGTAGGTGTAGGGCAATCAGAAGTAGCCGTTGCTGATATGACAGATATTTTCTTGTTACTGTTACTTGCAGGTGCTGGTGACGAATTACAAGGAATTAAAAAAGGTATTATGGAAATGGCAGACATAATATTAATAAATAAAGCAGATGGAAATAATAAAATCAATGCAGAAAATGCTCGCCATGAATTTGAAAATGCTCTTCGATTATTTAAACCTAAATACAAATATTGGACTTCTCCTGTTATTACAATTAGTTCACTTTTAAAACAAGGAATCCCTGATGTTTGGCGGAAAATTCAAAATTTCATTTCCGCCTCAGGTGAAGAACTAATCATGAATCGAAAGATACAGTATGAAAAATGGCTTTGGTCTTATTTGCAAAATAAAATATACTACGAAATTCAGCATCTAAAAGAAAGTAATCTTCAAGTTTTAAAACTACAAGAAGATGTAAAAGAAAATCGAATTTCAATTCGAATGGCAGTTGAATCAATCTTACACGAATACAAAAAATCATGA